The nucleotide window tcagcctcctgagtagctgggactacaggtgcccgccacctcacccagctaattttttgtatttttagcagagacagggtttcaccgtgttagtcaggatggtctcgatctcctgacgtcgtgatccgcctgccttggcttcccaaagtgctgggatacaggcatgagccaccgcgccctgcctgatTCTGAGATCTTTATGTGTCTCTGCTTGTCAGCCCTGCCTCCAAAACCTGTATGTTGTAGAGCGATAGGTTAAACACCACAGGGATTAATTATACCTAGATTGTCTGCCTTAGTGACCTTTCAGAATGGAAGGTCCTAACCAGGGTTTGGAATTGGGTCACTTCAACACTTggagaatggggaaaggataagGAAGGTAGAGAAAGGCGTCCTATGATCTGACCACCAGAGGGGAGTTGGTGCCCAAGCCCTGGAGGTTTTCTCTCAGACCTTGAGCCTGACAGTTACTTGCTTAAAGAAGATTGTGCTGTCATCTCGTTAAGCTGCATTTACAGTTCTTAGATGTGCTACAGCGTGGTTAAGATTCTTAGTTCTTAAGAGCTGCATAGCTGCTGGGCAGAAGGGTCTCAGGCCGGTGGGTCTGGCATTGTTGGCTTGTGGAGAGCATGAGTCCTGGGGGATGCTGCGGATGCTGCCGCAGGGACCAGGCAAGTTTGTGGTATGTGGTGGGGACACAGTGCTGGACTTGGCTCTGGGGAGGAGGCCCCACACCCTCCTGTGACACTTCCTCCTGGAGCTCTTATAGCAGAGGAGCTGAGGCTTGCTTTGTTCAGCTGTGTTAGATAATAGTTCTTTGCCATCTCCATCTTGTTTTCCTACTCTTCACCAATACATCACCAATACAGTCAGGCCACTCTTGTGCCCACTTAGACCCAGGAACACTGGTTTTGTCAGCCATTTCTTTTGCTCACTTCCAGACTTTTTTATATCATTGCCATGCTTTTCTTGGTTTTCCTTTGTCCACTTCAGTTTTCCTCCTAAAGGAAATTGTGTTTGGGGATAATGAATGAAGGAAGGTTTGGGAACATGAATTGTTCTTTCTCTGTTTGTCCAAGAGTTGATTTCTTAGGCACTGGAAAAGGCTGATGAGGGATTCTTTGCATCTAGTGTCTGCCCCTTACCACATGGGGCATTTGCAGGGCTCCAGCTCAGGGTTTGTCTGTTTTACGGGGGACCTGGTTAAAATGGTTTCATAGCTTCCTGAGCTACGAGGAATCAAATTGGGCACTGagaactttccttttctttgactCAGCGAATATTAGAGTCCCTACAAGCTAGATACCctgtttctttctgattttgaTCAGCCAGACATGGTATATCTACCTCATCTTGAGGGTCCTTTTTGCTACCACTTAAGTTTCACCCCTTAACAGATCCTTCCAGAAGTGTTAATGTGTCCGTGTGCTGCCAGAGAAGGCAGATTGTCAAGCAGAGAGGGTCCCCATCAGAGACAGTGCTGTCTTCCAGGGCGTCACACTGCTCCCGCTGGCCTCCTGTCTCTGGATGGGTAGCTACTTCTTCTGTATTGCTGCAAATTGGCCTGCACCTTTTTGGGAATATAATTTGCAGACTATATTCCGAAATTACAGAGGCATGAATCTAGGGTGACTATCTCTGCCTTGGTGGTAGGTCTTCTGAGGATTGAAGGGAGTGACTAAGGTGTTTCAGAAAAGATACATCTCTCACTTTTGCCTGGTCTTAGCCTGCCTTTCTAGTGGTCTCTTGGGGTCAGGCAGGCCTGTGCCTATCCTTGAAGGACACCAGAGGTCAAAGGCCATGGAGGCTCACTCACTGCTCCCCTCAGCTCTGCCCCTTTGCAGCCATCTGAAGGGGAAGCTTCAGATGGCACTCGCTTGATCCCTTCAGCACCTCCCAGGCAGGAAGCAGGGGCACTGTGTCCAGGCCCTTTGGAGAGCAAAAGGTCTCAGGGAGAATACAACTGCCAAGCAACAGGAGTATTCTCCAGAGCCAGCTCCAAGGAGTTAATTgatgtgttttcttctttctggaaaTTGGTAGTTAACCTTGCTCGGGCATGAATGTATGTGAATGCAGGTGCTTCCGTATGAAAGCTTCCTATAAGCCTAGTGTGTAATCTTgtctctcccttttcttccctttcagcTGACAGCTCTGACAACTCTGATTTGGAAGATGACATCGTCTTATCTCTGAATGAGTGAGGAGCCATCACTGCTTGGAAGAGATTCTTGGCAGGCGAGAAACTGAGTCAAATGAATTCAGAACatattcccttctctttctcccaggGCTGTCTTTTAAGGAGCTGCATGCCCTGCATTCAGAAAATTATGGCTTAGAGAGCCTCACTGGCACCCGAGAGTCCTTCCAGAAACAATAACCACCACAAAAATGACAACAGGGACTAGGCCCTACtctgcaccccccacccccaccccccaccatttCCTAGGATGGACATAtctttcaagggaaaaaaaaaacatgtctcTGGGGTATTtcacaatatattttctttgtataatgTTCTTTacttaaagaacagaaatagttttttataaaactttaaaaaggaaaaaaaacaggcaTTTATAACTGAGGGTATGAACTTATATCCACCAGGTCTCTTGTCCCTgcacttcattttctttggaagAAAATGATGTCTAAAGAACAATATAGAGGCATTTTTACATACGTatttaaatgaaaaggaaaatcgTGGTTTCTTAAATTGATAAggattaagaatattttattataaatataatatatgattttttaacCTGTTTTGTTGCCTCATATGCTGTCAGgttaatttgttttcctttgtgccAGAGGTGGGGAGGAAGGCACTCTGTCTGCTGGGTAAATGCCTAAATTCACTCACCTTCATGGTTTGGGGGCAGCATGGTCATTGTGGATATTGGTTTTGTGGAGTTGAGGGAACTTAGGATATAAGTTCACTCcctctatttttctttgtgattcagtttttcaaaaatctttttttcttccctttctccccaaTGTGGAAATTACAAATCAAAGGCCTTTTTCTTTAATGTaaagtgtatttatttaaaaaaaatacaaaataaactacAAGTCTGTCTTTGTTTATGGCCTTTCCCTATTTTCTTTTACCCAAGTGGGGTGTGTCCCTTTTTTGCAGCTCTAGCCAGGCCATAGAGAAGACACCTTccaggagaggcagggagagcatGTTCTGCCCACATAGAGCACTCCAGGGAGGAAAGTAGCTTATACTCACAGTGTCTGCCCCTGCCCTGTAGCTCTCTCATGGGGAGGACCTGTTTTTGTACGGGTAATGTGGAGAGAGGAGAGGTCAGGGCTTTGTCCCCTGTGGACGCAGCTCTCTGTTCTCATGTTCTGGATCCAGCAGGCTGCTCCCAAGTACAGATTTGGTGGAACTGGAAAGGGAGGTATTCTGGGAAGTTTTGGAGGATGGAGTTGGCAAAGCTAAGGAGTGAAGGCATTTCGGCCATCTATGTAGCTGGGGCAACGGCCACTAATGTTTTCTGAAAGGGATTGTGACAGTGGACTTGAGCATCCTGGCAGGTTAGGGGTAGTGGAGCTTGGTCTGCGTTTGTAGAAAGATACTTCAGAGGCCCCTAAAATTGGCCTATCGTTAAAACTGTGTAACCACCAGGCAAAGTACCAGGGATTTCCACCTTTTCACTCACCCACCCCACCCTGTTTTCCTTCCCACAATAAATAGAAGACCATAGTCTCTTTCTTCCTTTGATTTTGCCCAAATAACAGCTGctcagtttgttacataggtattaTCCAGCTAAAGTGACTTCTCTCCGTTAACAGAGAGAAGAGGGGACAAATTTGGTTGTGAAGTAAACAAGAAACACAAGATGGCTAAAACTCTCCAGGGGCAGGTAAAGCTCTGCTGGGCTCAGAAGCACTATAGAATTTGCCGTATACACTGAAGTGGGTCTGTGTCACACAGGCATTTCTTAGTCCTCTGGAGAGCAGAAGACTCACTCAGCTCTTTGCTTCATGCCTCGCTTTAATGGTAGTTAACACTTAACCAGTGGAATAGTCTGACTGCTGGTACTGATGGCATCAGAAGAAAACAGGTTAACAATTAAGAAGTAGTGAAAGCACTATATTCTAGTCATTAACTCAATGGAGCCAGTCTCAACTCTGCTGGGAGCACCCACAGGTCTCTATGGGGGAGATAGGGACTACAATAGGGAGGCAGAATTCAGGTTGGCTTGACAACACACCCTTAGGAACATGTGGTAAGAGGCTAAGGAAGCATCAGCTGTCTTCCTTATTCTACCAGGGCTGAAAATCGGAGTCACTTAGGAGGCAGCATGAGAACAGTGGCACACCACCAGTGAGGCAAATTTTGCCTTCTTGTCGTTAAGCAACACCTTAGACAGGGCCTGAACCCCGGGTGGGGGCACTGGATGCCTGCAGTAAGAGTTTTCTCACTGGGGCAGTCTCACAAAATCACCAGGACATTGACCACCTGACCTCCCCTAACTAGTGCTGGCCAAGGCCTGAGAGTTCACAGAACCTGCTAGGTCTTAAGAGCCAAAGGAAGGAAGTGGTTGAGGgccaggaaagagaagaaatgtcATGCCAGGGTGTCACTCCTCACCAAAACTTGGCAGTTGTTTTTGGGGCCATGGGACACCTTTCTCTGAAGCGGGGTTGGATAAGGCAAAGGTTGAAGTGTCTTCTCCAGGCACGTTTTCTAGCATGTTTCCTTTTACTTGGTTCTGTCTCAGAAAGCTGGGAGGTAGATTCTTCTGGGTCCTGAGCACCTGCTTCATGAAGGAAGATAGGTAGCCCAGAGAAGTTTTGGACTTACATACCAAGGCAGCTCTGGCCTGTGACTCAGGCATTTGTTGGAGAGCTGCAGGAAAACCACTGCAGTGTGCCTTCAACAGGACAAGACCCACTCCTGTTTCTGGTGGTACCAGCTACCCTGGAATGGTGGCGTGTCCTGCTGTACCCAACTGACTTGCTTAGGCAGCTGGCAGCTGTGACCATAGCTCAAGTAAAAAcaggcaaataaataaacatgcttAACATCTTTGTGTTGCTGTTTTGTCATGAACGTGCTTGCTCTCTTGCGAGGCGcctgtccattccacatcacCGAGGGGTCTACGAGTGCACTGCCAAGTGTTCCTGTGGACCAGCGTGGCCTCTCCACAGCCTGCACTGAGCCCCAGCCTCTAATCTCAGGTGTCACTCATGCTACCTCATCCTAGCTCCGGTAAGGGAGCAGACCTGGAGAGAGGATGCCACGGCCAGCAGAATCTGGAGTTCCTGGTTATCTAGGGGCTCATTCGCTTACCAGAGCTTCTGTTCTCTTCAGTCCTGACAATGTTCCCTGTTTGAACACCCAAGGTGCCAGACACTCTGAAGAGTGGCATTTGGGGTGTTCCATGGTGACAACTGTGTGCTCTGGTTTTCCTCCCTGGCCTGCACTGTCCGCAGTAACTTACTTGAGACAGGgaagacagaatctcacccttCCTCCCAGCTAGAGGGTACCTCTGCATCCCTTTCCTCCCCAACTGGCTTGAGTGGCTTCAAGCTCTAGCACTGCCTAACAAACAAACACCTCAGTGACTTGTGATTTCCCCCCAGAAAAATATCTATTATTATTTCCCAATGGTCTCCACCTCGGCATCAGGGCACAAGGTGTAGGCACATGCTCTGATTTTGCACCTAGGAAACCGTCATTACCAAGGGCATCCCCTAGTCCACTGTGCTCCCCTGTAAGTACTTCAGTCTAGAGGTTCAGTATTCCCCCCACAAAGCTCTAGGTATGACTGGGCACGGGCCTGCTCTATTACCCATCAGCCCTGAGTGACCAGAGAAAGCCAAAAATCACAAACATCTAGGCAAAGTTCATGAGTAAATCCAAGGAAGGCTGTCTCCAACCCTCCATTCCAGTATTTGGACTCCCGGGCCCCTGGGAACCTGAGGCAACTCTGTCTCCCAACACTGGATATCCCTGGGCTGAGTGAGGCTAGAAAGGAGGCCGAACCAGGAGCCTGGACAGATCAGGGGCCCTGAGACCCCCCTGGCATCAACAGTGCACAGCTTCTCCTTGTACAAGACTACACAGCTGCTGAAGGCTACCTGCTGCCAAACATGCTGAGTGGGCACTCTGTCCCAAACAGCCACAGCTCAAACTGATGGACACACACACGTGGTTTAAGGCAGAAAAACCCATCAGTAGCTGCTGACCACAGGCCTCGGGTTCACCCCATCCCTTCCTTTGCATGGGCTCTACTCGGGCTTGTGTGGCAGCGTCCAGAGCCCAAACTGAAGCTTGCCTGGTGTCAGCCAAGATAAAAATGAGTGTGAGTAGAGTCCAGACTGAACCTGAAGAACTGAGAGGCCAAGAGTGACCCGTGCAGCAGTGGTGCTGGACAGATGACGTAGGGCATTCCTGTACATGCACTAGGGAAGTCTTCGATTCTTAGCTTGATTAAACCAGGACTCTGAACAGGTTTAAAAATCCATCCTCTGTCAAAGGTTTTACTGACAACTTTCCATACAGttggtcaaaaaataaaaaaatacagaaccaCAGCAGACAGTATCTTGTACACTAGAAATCAACATAACCGGATTCCCTTCTcatcactgtttaaaaaaaaaaatcccccaaaatcTAAGAACTTAGTTTTGGTGGTGGACAGGACTTTGATCCCCACCCAAATGAACCAAAATAACCCAGGAGATAATTCAAACCAAAGTGGTAGGGTAGAGAGGggatcagattttaaaataactaactgCTTTTGTGACACAAACATGACGCTGGGAAAGACAGGCTTGGGCTAGGCAGTGTCTCTGACGATGACTATCACCATGTGTTCTTCTTCTAGCTTGCCCAATGTCCTTAGTGCTGACTGGAGGTACTGCTGGGAAAAGTCGCAGGGTGGGAAGGCGTAGAGCATGCCTGTGCCGTCTCTGCCCTTGGACCCCCCCACTGGCAAGCTGATCACCCCTGCGGCCTGCTTCTGTTTCAAGTAGGAGACCAGGTTCCTGAGAAGCCGCCTCTGCAGACCAGGCTCCACTGTGGGCATCCCCTCAGTGCCAAGCCCACTGGGGGTTGCCTGGGTGGCTAAGAGGACCGCATAGCCGTTGGGGCTCCCCTGCTTGATGCGTCGTGTGACCTCGTCAAGCTTGGGCTGGTCCAGTCGAAGGCGCTGGGCGATCTTCAGCTGGGTCAGCTTGCTCCCAGAAGTGTGGTCTTTGAGGAGACTGCTGATCACCCCCTGGTCCCCCTCTAGGATATGCATAGACGTGGGGAAGCAGCTGTTTTTCAACACTAGAAGCCCATTCCAACCTAGCTGTAGTGTCTGAGCGTACTCTGAAAGATTCTTCAGCTTTTTGGTCTCATGTTTTGGCTCTTCCAGAGGCTTGGGCTCGGCCTCCGTGGTCCGGTGATTGCGCTCGCTGTCTCTTGCCTTCTTCCCGTGGGAAGAGTCTGCAGCctcgtgatggtggtggtggtggccccGTTCCTCAACCCCATGTCTGCTGTTGCTGAGGGAGTTGCTGCTGGACTCCTTGGTCCCTTCACTGGAGTGGTTCTCCTTGCGGCTGCGCTCAGGGGTGCGGTCGGAGCCCCGCTCTGACTGCTGCCCACTGCCCTTGGTCCTACTCCGTTCCTCATATGGGGAGTGGGTTGTCCTCCCACGGTCACTGGAAAGGCTTCTCCGTTTCCGCCTCTCTTCCCAGGGCTTGGGCAAACCACGGTCTCCATCTCCCCCCCAACGCTCACCACTCCGGCTGCGTACTGAGCGACTGTAGCCCTCAAGGCTGTTTCGGCGGTCGGAGCTTTTACTGGGGCTGGTCCAGTCCCCTTCCAAAAAAGTCCGGTCTCGGTCTGAGTACAGAAGGTGTGGGGGCGTCCTGTCCCGCACCAGGTCGGCGTCCAGGTTGCGGTGCCGGGTGTATCCATCTGTGAGCAGCTCATAATGCACAGGGAGTGGTGAGGGCTGGTACTGCTGGGGGTACCGAGTCTCCTCTGCTTTGGCAAAATCCACGCGGAGCCTGCGGTCTGGTCCACCCAAGGGAAAACCCCTCATTTTAGCACAGGCGGCCTGGGCTGCGTCCAAGCTCTCGTACTGAATATAGGCAAAGCTATCTCCTTTGACGTGATCAATGGTCCGAATGCTCCCAAAGCGGTCAAACTCTCGGGCCAGAGCCGCCAGTGACGTGTTAGGTCCCAGGCCACCCACCCAGAGACGAGTGGTGGGGTTGGCCTTGCCATAGCCTATCTTAATGGGGTTGCGACCAATCACTCGGCCCGACATGGCCACCTTAGCCCTATGGGCCATGTCCAGGTTCTGGAACTTGAGGAAGGCATAGGCACCGCCCTGGCCACGGGCAGGCCTCTTGATTACCACCTCCTCGATGATGCCGTATTTCTCGAAGGCCCTTCGCAGCTCCACCTCAGATACGCTGTGGTCCAGGTTCCCAATGAAGAGGTTGCGCGTGGCCCGCTGGTCGTCCTCGGGCATCAGGTCCTCCTCGCACACAGCTGGGTAACCATAGGGGCGCCCACGGTCGTCGTACAGCCCGTAGTAGTCCAGGGCCCGCTCCCGGGACAGTCCCacggcggcggcagcggcagcaTCCAGGGCGAAGGCTGCGGCGGCGTGACGAGCACGGGGCTCCCGCAGGGGCGGGACAGCGACGGGGGACAGCGAGCGCTGCTTGTACTGGTAGCCTCCGTGTAGCGGGAGGTAGCCGAGCGGGTCGGCGGGCGCGGGCGGCCCTGGGGGAGGCGTGGAAGCGGCGGCGCTGCTGCTGCTACTTCGCCGACTgctcccgccgccgccgcgcaAGTACACGGGCTCTACCTTGAGCGGGCGGTCGTAGAGCAGCAGCTGCCGGGCCAGGGCGTGCTGGCGGGCCTCGCGCGCGTCCTGTGGGTGCCGGAAGTTCACGTAGGCCACACGGCCCAGCTCAGGCGTGTGCGACAGGCGGAGGCTGATCTCGCCGAAGCGCTTGAACTGGTGGAAAAGCCGGTCCTCGAGGTGTTCGGCGGGCAGCGCGGGGCTCAGGCTGCTGATGAGCAACGTCTTGTACTCAGGCGCGGCCGCGGATGAGCCGGGACCCGCGGGGTCGGCCCCAGGCGGTGGCGGAGGCGGCGGCAGAGGAGACGCGCGGGGCGACAAGCCGGAGGCGCCCGGGTCCCCCGAGGCCTTGCCGCCGCGTCCCCCGCCGCCAGCGCCGGAGCCCGAGGAGCGCCCGCTACTCGCGCGGTGATTAGCGTCCCCGGTGCCGCGGCCGTCGCGATGCCCGCCCCCGCCGCTTCCGCTGCTGCGGGGTTTGTCGCGGGCCCGCGCTGGAACCGGGTGCTTGGCGCCGCCAGAGGCCTTGtgcgccgcccgccgcccgcccgcctccgcctcccgttCGCGCTCCCGCGGACGCTTGGCCGACGATGACGAGCCGCGCCCGCTCGGGCTAGAGTCTCGCTCGCTCTGCCGCTTCATGGCGCTGGCGCGGCGGGCGGGCGGCCCGTAGCTTTCTcacagcggcggcggcggcggaggcggcggcCGAGGAGGCAGCGCCCCCGGCGCCGCCATCTTGGACAAAAGGACTCGGCGCGGCGGTGGCAGCGGGGCGGGGCGGGAGCGGCGCCGAGGGGCCGGGCATTGCGTTATCAAGGTGCGCCGGCCGTGCTACGTGACTCTGCGGCGGGCGGAGCAAGACCCGCGCCGGGCTTGTGTCATCGCGCTGCGTCGCCCAGTGCCATGTGACCCTGTGAGTGCCGGATGAGTGGGCCTGGGCCGCGCGCTCTGGCGCCACCGCGCGGCCCGCATGGCCGATGCTGGAGGCTATGCGGAGTGTAGCGAACCCTGAGAGGCCGGCGGGACGACCTAACGCTTTGTGCTCCCAGGCGTGCTTTGCCGCTCTGGGTCCAACTATCTCCGCTTGCAGGCGCTGGAGCCTGCGCTGATTGGAGCAGGAGTGGCAGCTTCCATGGGCGTTGGGATCTGGGGCATTGACCCAGTCAGTGGTCTCTTTATGTAGTATCCCCTCAGTCCTAGGATTAGGCTTGAGCAAACCCACATCACCCTCCTTGGCATCTCCTGCCTGGGATCCAGGGTTGACAGCCCCAAGGACTAATGCATGACTATCCTTAGCCCCTGTCCACGACCCAAGGCCCACATTCTGTGCATTCTCCACGTGCAGGTTCACCTGCAGCAGTCCCCGAAAAGGCCGTGAGGACAATTGCTGTCAGGCAGGTAATAACCAAAAGCAGAGACAAGCCTGCAGTTGCAGTTGATGGAGTTGGAATAGACTCTTTAACGCCACTCTTGGGTCCCACCGTCTTCTGTGGGCATCTGGGCAGAGAGCAGGCTGGAAAGGTAGGGCCACAAGAGCCAAGGATGAAGAGGCCATATGCACAGATAGTGCCAGCAGTTATCACAGCTTGCCACGCTGACCCCTCGCTGGCCAGTACCCTCCTGTTCATCCCCTTCAGGACGACCTCTTCTCCCCAGGTGAGGTGAGGGAAAGGGTGCCCAGGTGCTCAAGCCCATTGAGGAAACTTTCATTCTCCGAGGGCAGTTGCTGGTAGAACCTGACCCAATTTCCGGCACAGAATCCTTGTGATGGGGAAGAGCACACCAAGTCATGCCCTCTTCTCACAATGAGAAAGCAGCTCCTGGAGTAGCTTAGGCAGGTGCAGGGGGAAAGGTCTTGGAAGAAAGCAATGGGTTCCACAGCAGCAAGGCCTCCTACAGGTAAACTGAGCTTAGGAAACACAAGTGATCTGAGGCAAGAGCAATTCCTTGGAAAGCACTGGTTCTTAATCCGTCCTTTCAGGTGGTTTCTACAGGTGTCTTCATTGAGCCACAGCTCACACTAACAACTGGGTTTCCTAAGCACCAATGCCACAGAGAGTGGCTTAAGAAGCAGACTCCAGAAAAACCCTGGACCTCAACTGTTAATCTAGGGTAAACAAAGGCAAAAGGCTGCTTCCCACTCCCTCTTTGTATAAGCTGACTCCTGCCAGACTTGCAAAAACTGGAACAGACATCAGAGGCTTGGAATGGACAAAAGAGCAAGTAGGTGGCCAGGCCAACGGCATCTTCAGAGATGTCAGTGCTGACATGCACTGATTGAAGATATCCTTGTGGAAAACCACACTCCACACACCGTCTTGCTTGTACTGAGCCACAACATAAGGCCCTCCAATGTATCCCAGACTCACTCCTAGAACTGTGGCCTCCAGCTGTCTTGGGTGGGtaagacaaatactgtatcaAAGGGCAGGGTATCAAGTGCAGCACCCACCCCCTCACCTCCTTTCTGCTGAGTGCCTGCTGCCCTCTAGtggcacacacccacacacatcagCTGGCACCAGCCCCTATGTCCTGCTCTGGTATTTTCAGTACTGGTGGGTTGAGAGATAAATGGGAACGAATACCCCCGCCAAACTCTGCAACTGGAAAGCATAAACTGGTAGGAGCCTCCTGGGGCAAAACCCCATTTTGGTATTCACTATAATTCTGCAAGGACAGctagaaattctttttctttaataaaaaaatcCCAGACACACTTTGAAGTCCTAGAGTACACCAGCAACAGAAAGAAGGGAATCCCCTCATGGGGGTACTGTAGGGCCAACATCATCAGGAAAGCTCCAGGCTTCACATCTGATACAGTATTGTCAGGAccccacttaaaaaataaattacaaaaaggctgttttggGAGCAAGCAGTTGAACTGTTTTTTCCCCCTCAGGTGCAACAGAGATTGAGCAGACTACAAATCAGTCCGTGCACTGGCTGCCTTGGGGGCATATTTAGGCATCAGTTCATTTATCTTCCGGATGTAGTCAGACTTTTCTGCACAGCCTTTGCATGTCTCCCCCCAGTCATCCAGAATCTTCTTCAGCTCTTTAACTCGGAGCTTCTTCAGGTCCACTGTGCTCAGGTCAATCTGCTTGTCTGGAGGAGAGAGCAGGGAGAGTCACTGGCTGGGTGGAACACCTGCAGTCCCCCAGTAGTCCCAGAATATGTCACTCCCTGAACAGTCAAACCAGCCCTACTAGTTTCAGACAAAGAAACATTTCCAGACACATTTACAGGCATGTCAGTGCCTACTGCCCCCACAAGAGGGAACTAGCCTCTTCACCAGGAAGGCTGGCCACATATTGTGTCTACTACAGATATGCAGTGTGAACAAGTATAGGGACAGAGGCCACACTGTCCTTATGGAAGAAACGTGGTTCCCATCTTCCAAGTGCCTCTGACATAGTCACCACATACTAAAAGCTCCAGGCTGGTGACAAAGAGCAGCCCTGCTCAGGCCCTTGAGTTAGGAACTTACTCTCCATGACCACAGTGACCTGGAGCCAACTGGACCTGTACCAGGAAGACACAAGTAGGCGAACACAGGTCCTTGGCCATTCAAGTTTTTCAGAAGAGGCCCTGACTGTTTCTGAAGACTGGGACTATGTACAACCAGAGACCCAGTTAGCAAGAGAGATGCTGTAGTTCCTAACTCTTGGGCTTGCATGCTTGGACATAGCGTTTCTTTTCAGAATAGTAAAGATCACTGGGGCTTCAGAGCTTGCAGCCAGAACCAGCCTGTTAAACCCAAGTCGTACCATGTCCCTTCTCTGCTCAAAAACTCCTAATGCTCCTAACTTCACGCAGATTAAAAGCCCTCACCAGCCTGCAATGCTCTCTGACTTGCCATGCCACTGGACACCTTTATCCTGCCTGtatcctctgcctggaatgctcttccatcaGCTGGCCTCTTGGCTAATCCTCACCTCCTTCAAAAAGGCCTATTCTGACCTCCACCCACTTCCATGCCAGAGCCCTCCATCATTTAGCACCATCTGTCATACAATACAATCCACTCATGACTCTAGCTCATCATTTTCCTCTCCCAGATGGGAAACAAACCCAGAAGGTGCAGAGCATTCATTAAGAAAGGACTAGCCATACTCACCATACTTTAGCTCACAGATCTGGCTGTCCTTCTTCTTAAGCTTCTCACAGATCTTCTCCACAGGGATGTGGTGGGCCAGAGGCTTTGATACCTCATTGATGATTTTGGTGGCTGCATCATCTGTGGCCCCGATATAGTAGCACTGGAGCAAGAAAGGACAGTGGCCTTCAGGAGGTGCTTGAGAGCCATCTCCTCCAAACATACTGACACCCTGAAACATCATCTCTCTGTAGGGCCTtacttttgttttgagatagggctccctgtcgcccaggctggaatgcagtggcatgatcacggctcccTGCAGCTTCAATCTGTTGGGtggtgatcctcccccctcagccacACTACTAGCTGGGTCTAccggtgtgggccaccacacccagctaattaaaacaaaattttttttttttatacaaagttttgctctgccacccatg belongs to Pongo pygmaeus isolate AG05252 chromosome 2, NHGRI_mPonPyg2-v2.0_pri, whole genome shotgun sequence and includes:
- the RBM15B gene encoding putative RNA-binding protein 15B, with product MKRQSERDSSPSGRGSSSSAKRPREREREAEAGGRRAAHKASGGAKHPVPARARDKPRSSGSGGGGHRDGRGTGDANHRASSGRSSGSGAGGGGRGGKASGDPGASGLSPRASPLPPPPPPPGADPAGPGSSAAAPEYKTLLISSLSPALPAEHLEDRLFHQFKRFGEISLRLSHTPELGRVAYVNFRHPQDAREARQHALARQLLLYDRPLKVEPVYLRGGGGSSRRSSSSSAAASTPPPGPPAPADPLGYLPLHGGYQYKQRSLSPVAVPPLREPRARHAAAAFALDAAAAAAVGLSRERALDYYGLYDDRGRPYGYPAVCEEDLMPEDDQRATRNLFIGNLDHSVSEVELRRAFEKYGIIEEVVIKRPARGQGGAYAFLKFQNLDMAHRAKVAMSGRVIGRNPIKIGYGKANPTTRLWVGGLGPNTSLAALAREFDRFGSIRTIDHVKGDSFAYIQYESLDAAQAACAKMRGFPLGGPDRRLRVDFAKAEETRYPQQYQPSPLPVHYELLTDGYTRHRNLDADLVRDRTPPHLLYSDRDRTFLEGDWTSPSKSSDRRNSLEGYSRSVRSRSGERWGGDGDRGLPKPWEERRKRRSLSSDRGRTTHSPYEERSRTKGSGQQSERGSDRTPERSRKENHSSEGTKESSSNSLSNSRHGVEERGHHHHHHEAADSSHGKKARDSERNHRTTEAEPKPLEEPKHETKKLKNLSEYAQTLQLGWNGLLVLKNSCFPTSMHILEGDQGVISSLLKDHTSGSKLTQLKIAQRLRLDQPKLDEVTRRIKQGSPNGYAVLLATQATPSGLGTEGMPTVEPGLQRRLLRNLVSYLKQKQAAGVISLPVGGSKGRDGTGMLYAFPPCDFSQQYLQSALRTLGKLEEEHMVIVIVRDTA